Proteins encoded by one window of Microcebus murinus isolate Inina chromosome 2, M.murinus_Inina_mat1.0, whole genome shotgun sequence:
- the AGTRAP gene encoding type-1 angiotensin II receptor-associated protein isoform X2 produces MELPAVNLKVILLGHWLLTTWGCIVFSGSYAWANFSILALGVWAMAQRDSVDAISMFLGGLLATIFLDIVYISIFYPRVGLTDTGRFGAGMAILSLLLKPFSCCFVYQMYRERGGFLGPSQDRSAYQTIDSAEAPVDPFASPEDRGQTARGY; encoded by the exons ATGGAGCTGCCCGCGGTGAACCTGAAG GTGATTCTCCTGGGTCACTGGCTGCTGACAACCTG GGGCTGCATCGTGTTCTCAGGCTCCTACGCCTGGGCCAACTTCTCCATCCTGGCCTTGGGCGTGTGGGCCATGGCGCAGCGGGACTCCGTGGACGCCATAAGCATG TTTCTTGGTGGCTTGCTGGCCACCATCTTCCTGGACATCGTGTACATCAGTATCTTCTACCCACGGGTCGGCCTCACGGACACGGGGCGCTTCGGGGCTGGCATGGCCATCCTCAGCCTGCTGCTCAAGCCCTTCTCCTGCTGCTTCGTCTACCAGATGTACCGGGAGCGTGGGG GCTTCCTCGGACCTTCTCAGGATCGCAGTGCCTACCAGACAATTGACTCTGCAGAGGCGCCCGTGGACCCCTTTGCAAGCCCAGAGGACAGGGGGCAAACCGCCCGAGGGTACTGA
- the AGTRAP gene encoding type-1 angiotensin II receptor-associated protein isoform X1 has protein sequence MELPAVNLKVILLGHWLLTTWGCIVFSGSYAWANFSILALGVWAMAQRDSVDAISMFLGGLLATIFLDIVYISIFYPRVGLTDTGRFGAGMAILSLLLKPFSCCFVYQMYRERGGELQIHTGFLGPSQDRSAYQTIDSAEAPVDPFASPEDRGQTARGY, from the exons ATGGAGCTGCCCGCGGTGAACCTGAAG GTGATTCTCCTGGGTCACTGGCTGCTGACAACCTG GGGCTGCATCGTGTTCTCAGGCTCCTACGCCTGGGCCAACTTCTCCATCCTGGCCTTGGGCGTGTGGGCCATGGCGCAGCGGGACTCCGTGGACGCCATAAGCATG TTTCTTGGTGGCTTGCTGGCCACCATCTTCCTGGACATCGTGTACATCAGTATCTTCTACCCACGGGTCGGCCTCACGGACACGGGGCGCTTCGGGGCTGGCATGGCCATCCTCAGCCTGCTGCTCAAGCCCTTCTCCTGCTGCTTCGTCTACCAGATGTACCGGGAGCGTGGGGGTGAGCTCCAGATCCACACTG GCTTCCTCGGACCTTCTCAGGATCGCAGTGCCTACCAGACAATTGACTCTGCAGAGGCGCCCGTGGACCCCTTTGCAAGCCCAGAGGACAGGGGGCAAACCGCCCGAGGGTACTGA